The Arabidopsis thaliana chromosome 5, partial sequence genomic interval AGACTTTGTCAAGCTAAGTTTGCTCTGCCACTCATAAGCTATTGGAAAGGCATCCACCATAAAAATTTAAGGAGTTTTTTTGGACTCCTTGATGCTTTCCAATTTGCTTAGAAAAGATTTGGAAATTAAGGTTTTTCTACATACTCACAAAGTCacaattgttttaaaaaaattaatttatcattgtTGACTTTGAAAAAGTGAATGTGACGAGAATAAATAGAACAAGATGAGCTAGGAAAACAATTAAGAGATTTAAAAAGATGTTAAAAGTGTTATATTGGTAAAAATCAAATCCTCTATCGTCTCCACCAATCAACCCCACAAATCTTCATCCATCTTGAAATGAACATTAACAATGTTGATTTTTATCAACGGTTTGCAACTGCATGCAGTTGTGGAATTGCCAAATAGTGCCATGGAAAATATGTGCATAAATTAATTTCAAGCCATACTTGGTTTGAATAAGCATGATTATATTACATATGCGTTTacaaatttttgaataaaatctGCAAAATTCGAACCCCCATATCAAATCTTGAATATCCCAAAGTATAATTCAGTAGAAAACGGAGATTTACTTTGTAAATCATAAAGATATTCTGACAGTacataattattatatatttaagtcGGATTAACGATGTTTAGCTTCATTTTTCAAGAATTCTAACATGAAAAATTGGATATATATAGGTCTCAGATTCTTACATGTGAATTGTGAAATATTGTGAGTTGGAGAAGCGTGCTTTTGTTCAACCGTGCGCTTTACGTAAAGGTATGTCATTGGTGCATGGGAGCCTTTAATTTTTTACTGTAAAAATATCTCAAGTGACCCGTGAATCTAAAGATTATAAAGATTACATATATAGAGAAGGCTCGTTTGTCTTTAATATACATAAACTAgcaatatttgaatattcatgGCATGACCCCATTATTGCTATATAAAAAGAGCCAAGTGTCCAATTCCTGATTTCAGATGAAGTAAAAGACAACCAAATATGAGTTTATGCTCTGATCTCACTGAGAAATTAGACGAGGAGATTTTAGAGGACTTGACGTCCAATGTGAAGCAAATACAAGACAACGTATTGGAGGAGATACTCACACTTAATGCTAACACAGAGTATCTTCGACGTTTTCTCCATGGGAGCTCTAGTAAAGAGCTTTTCAAGAAGAACGTCCCTGTGGTGACCTACGAGGATGTGAAGCCTTTTATCGATCGTGTCACGAATGGAGAGCCCTCTGATATTATCTCTGGCAACCCCATTACCGGATTCCTTCTAAGGTATATACTTTTCATTTCCTggcttttttcttcttttcaaaaattgtATTAGAGCAACTTTATCATTGGTTATTATACAATCAATGTGAGTGATGTTAGAAACTCTAGAGATAATGTGCTCTAATGGTTTTTCACTGTAGTTCTGGAACATCCGGAGGAAAACAGAAGATGTTTCCTCGTAACAACAAGTACTtggaaaacataaaattcatCTTTTATTACCGATCGCTCGTTATAAGCAAGTAATGATGATAACACAACATattcttttaataaaacatttttatatttgtagaTTATTGATGAAAGTCTCTTTTGGTGTCATGATAGGCATATAGATGGTCTTGAACATGGAAAGGGAATGGTATTTAACTTTTGTACATCAGAGAACACAACTCCTTCTGGTTTGCCATCATCAGCTGCATCGACGAGCTTCTTCAAGAGTGATTATTTCAAGAACCGACCATCGTATTGGCATTGGTCTTACACAAGCCCTGACGAAGTCATATTGTGTTCAGACACCAAGCAGACTTTGTACTGTCATCTTCTATGCGGTCTTGTTCAAAGAGACGATGTTGTGAAGGTTGGTGCCGCCTTTGTTACTATTTTGGTCCGAGCAATAAATCTTCTTGAGAATTCTTGGAAGGAAATTTGCACTAATATCCGTTTTGGTCATCTTAGTGAGTGGATCACTGATATTAGTTGTAGAGACTCCGTTTCAAAGATTCTTGGAGAGCCTAATCCTGAATTGGCTGATCTCATAGAAAATGAATGCAACAATAAATCATGGGAAGGTATAGTTCCAAGACTTTGGCCTAAAGCCAAATTCATAGAATGCATTGCAACCGGTCAAATGGCTCAACACATCCCAACATTGGAGTTTTACTCTAACAAGTTGCCATCGATTTCCTCGAGTTACGTATCTTCTGAAACTATGTTTGGTATTAATATGAGTCCTCTTTGCAAACCAGAAAATGTATCATACACATTTCTGCCCAACTTGTCATATTTTGAGTTCCTACTTGTTGATGCCGGTGACAAAACCGAAATTGTTGATCTCGTGGATGTCAAGTTAGGGTGCTATTACGAGCCCTTGGTCACAAATCATTCCGGTGAGTACTTAggaaaaattattgatatatatacatacactcGACTAATcgattaattatattgtttttgtttttgctagGCCTACACAGATATAAGATGGGTGATATTTTACTGGTGACTGGATTTTATAATAATGCACCTCAATTTAGATTTGTGCGTAGAGGAAATCTGACTCTAAGtattcatttggagataacTACAGATGAAGACCTTTTAAACGCGGTCACAGACGCAAAGATGGTTCTTGAATCATCAAATTTGATGTTGATGGACTTCACAAGCTATGCGGATATTTCTACTACTCCGGGTCATTATGTTCTTTATTGGGAGCTCAAAGCAAAATACCGCAACGACATTGTTGAAATCGATAAGAATGTTTTGGTAGAATGTTGCTATGTGGTGGAAGAATCATTGAACAATTCTTATAGAGTATATAGGAGTAAAGGTGGATTAATTGGAGCTTTGGAGATAAGATTGGTGCAGCAAGGAACTTTTGATGCTCTCATGGAGTTTTTCATCACTCAAGGTGCTTCTTCAACTCAATACAAGACACCTATTTGCATCAAATCTACTGAGGCCTTGGtgattttagaagaaaatgtcCATGCTTGTTTCTTTACTGATAAGTCCCTTTCTTTGAACTTTTCGTCATAATCTCTATATTATGTAGGCATTGAAATAAAAGCTCGTGGTAAACAACATGAAACGAGATCAAACGCATGCCCTTGAAACTCATTTTTTAAGTGTatctcttattattattttatttttatgtaagtGTATCACTGTTGACACATAACATTTCAAATGCCAATGTAAAAGCAACGACTAAGGAAGAGTCTTGTGCATGCAATATGAAAATGAGAAATCGAAAAGGTTAACATTATATTGTTGGCAAAATAAACGAGACCTTGAATTATGTTCATTATTTACGTATCATACATAAGCTTAAAATTATGTTCATGAGACCTTGAATTATGTTCattatgtacgtacataaGCTTATGAACATAATTCAAGGTCTCATTAAGCTCATTAGCTGTCAACATTATGTACGTACATTATGTTAGTtcttaaaataatcaaatcaaactatTCTAGGATATAAAATGAACataatttgaagaagaaacactaATTAACTGTCTACAGTCTACACACATTTATAACGCAATTAGATCCCAAACAAAAGCATACCACACACGTATCTACCAAAATTATCAATAAAATCACATCTTTATAGAAATGGAAGTTTCCTTAAATAAGAATTTACACATCGTTAATGGAATGTAATCAgtagaaatagaaagaaacaataataagaaatcaatgagAATCATTGGCGTAATTGTGTCAGTATCTAATGCACATCCACTTATATATAGACacatatttttaactttattaCAAATTAATTACAATTTAGACGAACCGGTTAATTCGGTAACCAGTAATACTAACGCGTTTAGGGATTAGTATCAACAGCAAAATCTGTGTcactaaattaataaataaatagagaaTATAAATTCCtcattttggtttcttcttcaacctctttgTCAGAGAAGTTTCAAAAAACCCACACACACACTTTACAcactcttcatcttcttcttcttcctcttcgtcttcttcttcatcatcgttttcGATTTGTTGCTCCGATAATGTCGTTCCTATAACCCGAAGATCATCAACGAAGAAAGCgaaaaaaacctcaaaaaatCACTGAGATTATTACAAATGGCGGCTACTGATTTTTTCTTCGCTTTCGTCTTCTCTTTCGCTCTTATCTTCGGCTTCTCTTTCGCTGGTGATCCTTACGTCTCTTACGATTTCACCCTCTCCTACATCACTGCTTCTCCTCTCGGTGTTCCTCAACAGGTTTCGTTTCGCTTccatttttttccctcttaAAACCCTATTTTTTCCTTCGAAATTGAGGTTTTGAAACGTTAATCTAGTGATTTTGTCTCCTTGATTTTGCTAATAACGTAGTTGTTGCTCTAGATCTAACATTACGATTAACTCGTCGGAGGTGGTTTCAAAGTTTGAGCTTATCAGATTGGATTTTGTTTCGTGTGTAGGTTATAGCAGTCAATGGGAAATTTCCAGGTCCTGTGATTAACGCTACGACAAACTACAATGTTCATGTTAACGTACTCAATCATTTGGATGAGCCTCTTTTACTTACTTGGTGATGATCCATCTCTTAACATTCTCATAATCACTTGTGGCTGCTTCTTAggatttgttgttgtgattCCTGACATTGTGTTTATTTGGATAGGCCTGGTGTTCAGATGAGGCGTAACTCGTGGCAAGACGGTGTTCTTGGAACAAACTGTCCAATTCCACCGAATTGGAACTTCACTTATGATTTTCAGTTGAAAGATCAGATTGGAAGTTATTTCTACTCTCCTTCACTTAACTTTCAGAGAGCCTCTGGTGGTTTTGGTGCACTCATAATCAATAACAGAGACCTTGTTCCTATTCCGTTCACTGAGCCTGATGGTGAAATCATCTTTATTATTGGTGATTGGTATACTCAGAACCATACAGTAAGTGCAGTTTTGGTGTCTAGATGGTGTTTAGTGATGACTTTTGGTTCTGAgtgttatgtttttatatttgtgaaactctgttttctttcagGCTTTAAGGAGGATACTTGACTCTGGTAAAGAACTTGGGATGCCCGATGGAGTACTCATCAATGGGAAAGGTCCTTTCAAGTACAATAGCAGTGTACCTGATGGAATTGAACATGAAACCGTTAATGTTGATCCAGGTAACATTTTTAGAGTTGTATTTTAACTTTGCTTTCATTCTGTTTCCATTTGCATTTGGTTGTGGAATTGTGTGCATTGGATCTccagtttcagttttttttgttgctgtCATTGCTTTGCAAATCAAAGTTGGCTTTGATATTTCTTCCCTCTTACTTCATTCTGAGTTACATTTTACAGGGAAAACATACAGGATCCGTGTTCACAATGTTGGTATCTCGACAAGCTTGAACTTCAGGATTCAGAACCACAAATTGCTCTTGATTGAGACTGAGGGTCGCTACACCTCCCAAATGAACTTCACCGATTTTGATGTTCATGTGGGACAGTCTTATTCTTTCCTGGTAACCATGGACCAAAACGCCACAAGTGACTACTACATTGTGGCGAGTGCTAGATTTGTTAATGAAACAGTGTGGCAAAGAGTCACAGGTGTTGGCATTCTCCATTATTCCAATTCCAAAGGACCTGCTTCTGGTCCTTTGCCAGTTTCAGCAACTGATGTTAATCACCCTTGGTCTGCAATGAACCAACCGAGAGCCATAAAGTATGTCTAGAAAACTGTTCAAGCAAATGAATGTTTCACATAAACCTGTAGCCATGTAAATGTGATCCTGATTCTTTTCATATGCAGGCAAAACACATCTGCAAGTGGAGCTCGTCCAAATCCGCAGGGATCATTTCACTACGGACAGATCAACATTACAAGAACATACATCTTGAGGAGTTTGCCtccaacaaaaatcaatgggAAACTTCGTGCTACACTTAATGGAATTTCATTTGTCAATCCAAGCACCCCCATGAGGCTTGCGGATGACCATAAAGTGAAAGGAGATTATATGTTAGATTTTCCAGACAGACCACTTGATGAAAAACTTCCACGTTTGTCCAGCTCTATCATCAACGCAACATACAAGGGCTTTATACAAGTTATCTTCCAGAACAATGACACCAAAATCCAGAGCTTCCATATTGATGGATATGCATTTTACGTGGTTGCGTAAGTAAATCATGCCACTCTTGGGTACATTTATTACATTTTCGATCAGTTTAACTGGTCTAACgaggattttcaaattttggtaTTCCAGGATGGACTTTGGTATATGGTCAGAAGACAGAAACAGTTCTTATAACAACTGGGATGCAGTAGCACGAAGCACGGTGGAGGTAAACTCTCATTTGCAATCGGTCTCTGTACACCATTTGAAGTGATAATATTGGTCAGCAGGTTTACTTTATTGggtacttttttgttttaacgtTTGCTTCAGGTCTATCCAGGAGCATGGACTGCTGTACTTATTTCTCTCGATAATGTTGGAGTTTGGAATATCCGGGTTGAGAATCTTGACAGATGGTATCTTGGCCAAGAAACATACATGCGAATTATAAACCCTGAGGAAAACGGAAGTACGGAAATGGATCCGCCTGAAAATGTTATGTATTGTGGTGCTCTTCAGGCCATGCAAAAGTAAGGATCAGAAACTTTACTCTCTGCTTCTCTAATTTAACCTTTATGTAAAACAAACTAAGAAACTCTTATTTGCTGTTTTCCTCCAGGGAACAACATCACAGCTCGGCCACAAAATCAATGACAAATGGACAGTTGATACTAATTTTCAGCATGATGATGGTTTTGCTCTCCTCGTTTTCGTCCTTTTGCTGAGTCTGTTCCATCATTTACGAATCTACTCTGGTTTGGTATTCTGATCTCCCATTAGGGCTGTAGATGGAGAATGTATAACTACAAACAGCAGTTGGGTTCGTTCTGTTTCTCTCATATTTCATTGATTGTTAGGTACTCATATCTTCTATCCTCATGATTCTAAACAACGTTAGTTCGTGAGGGTTTGTGTTTAGAGCTTTGTTCTTCGTAGTTCTAGGTCATTTGGAGTTCAAAACTTTGGCAACGACTGTAACTAAAGTTCTCATTTGTGGGTCTTCTACATTAATTTCTACTATTATCCTCGTTTCTGGATATTCAATATGCAATGCTACTTCTGTTTGGGACAATTATTAGGACATGTAACATTCGAAAATTCGTTTCGATCATGTTTTTGCAGTGGTACTGAAATCTCGTTCTTCCATCTATAGCTAAAACTTCAGTTTCATAATAGGCATAATGAgttatatattcaaaagtataaaatttatatcattGCAACTTAAACACGAAAAACCAAAGACGGTCTTTAGAGTCCAGAAGTGAAGGGTATGCCGGTGCGTGGGAGCCATGCTGTACCAGCGATAAACTTTCCAACAGTGAAAGCAGATGCATCGGAAGCTCTACCCAACACATGAAACCCTTTCCAACTGACACGCCACCTCGTGGATGAAGCTGGTCCAGTATTCTTATATTCTGCATAGAAGAGAGTGTCCAGACCAAACACCGAACCTTCAATCCACGGAGACCACCCGACTGGACTCACAACATTATCCAAATACGTCTGAAGAACCACGGTTCGTGAGAACTTCATCCAAGGCCGGCCCATGTACGTCTTAACGGTACCGACCACTGGTTTTAGATCAGGAGCCGGTAGGATTCTTGAGTTATGGATAGAGATCCCTGTGTTCTGAAACGGATCAGCACGACCTTGTGCGGTAATTACATTGGCTTGACCTTTGAGTGGCCGGCGAGGGAGGATGAGACAGTTTTGGAAAACAGCAGCCGCGTTACCGAATATGAAATCGACGGTTCCATAGATGTAACACTCACGGTAAAACTGGCGTTGAGAATGGACCATCAGTGTATCTTGGTATCCTTCGATTGAGCATTTGTAGAAGATTGAGAGGTCAGACGATGAACGAAGTGCCACGGCCTGGCCCTTGGCTGGACCAGCTGTGTTCCTAAACGTTATGCCTTTGGCAATGAAGTGAAGTCCCTCGATACCTGGACCACATGCAATTTAGCCAATTGTTTCATaatgagagaaaatgaaatatggTAACGCTTACACATTTTGcggggaaaaaaaacaaaaaaaaacaacggTTAcgtttaaatcttttttttaaaagtagtGGTAATTGATTACGATCCCAATGTATGATTTAACTTGGACGTCTCCACCATGTATGTTATCTATTGGAAAACTCAAATCGTACGGAATATTCGAATACTTTTCATTAATGACATAGAAACTTGTTAGATCCAATCTACTAActagaaattaataaaaaaaaaatgaaatgaataaattatttacCGGCAGTAGCGGAATTGTACGTGGTGTAACCTCCTTGGACACTTCGACCGCCGGTGATAATGGTGGATCTCATTCCATCTCCGACCAACATTATGTCATCATTATTTAGACGTACGTTAatgttttcttgatatatacCTCTTTTTACGTATATAACGAACCTCCCTGACGTCACCTTTCTCCGTCCCGCCACGTCAATAGCCGCTTGTACCGTGTTGAAATGTCCTGATCCGTCCTTGGCCACCACGAGGTTGGCTCGAACGGCACGCAGGAGTCTCTTATCTTTACGGGAAAGCCACGTCGGAAAGCCCTTTTGATTAGCAGTGGTGTTGCCTTTGTTTCCAGCGGTCAAGAGGGCTCCGTTGACGGCTAAGCAGTTGCTAATGAGGTGGGAGATTTTGGTGTTTGAAACGATGGGTGTGATGAAGTCTGTGACGTTTAAATCGGATGAGCCACGTCGGCAGGTCTCGGTGTTTGTAAGCGCGGTGCTCAGCCACGTTTGAGCGTCGAAGTCAGTGCAACTTTTCGCGGCACCGGCTTTAGGAGACACGCCATGCAATGTCCGGTTTAACTGCATGATCGTGTCTCCATAGAGGTCAATGCAATCCGCCAAAACTGCTTGTTTCTTGCTATCCGTGCAGTTCTTGCCGGAATTAGTCAACTCGGCACGGGCGGATATGGCCCGATCCATGGCTGCTTCCACCAGCATTACTCGGAACTCGGATAATTGTGTCGGCTGTTGAAATCCGTTGTGGTTCTTGAAGTAGCATTTGCATGGATCAGGGTATGGAGTTTTGTCGCACCAATCGGTGGAATTGCGGTCGGCTACGGTGGTGAGAGGATGGACGCAGAGTAGTACTAGTAATATTAAATGTAGAAATAGAATAGAGAGTTTTTGCATCATCATATTCatgttgcttcttttgttaacttgatgttgttttggtttgagaaGGTGGAGTTGAATGTAACTCAAAGTACAATGCTAGAGACTAGAGAGTGGGAACATGATCTTCAATCTATAtcttaaatctaaaaatatatggTGTGGTGGTATTGACATTTAAAGCAAcacaagcaaacaaaatttatattgtGAGGTTATGAGTGAGATCTACCTTTGGTAGCTCGAATGCTGCTGTTTTCTTATTGCGTGAACGATTCCTATCACCTTTTTCTActaaagattttcttttaggGAGATTTTCAGGAGGAATACTAACAAAAAGTTCgaccattttttatttattttagctattctttaaacacaaatttataaaataagaattcATATTCGTTAGTAGTACTGGTAATAAAAGCAACAAGAACTAGTTTTCAAAGCAATTACTTCACTATATACTAATGTGAGAAATATTCCACATTAAAAGTaggaaaatattgaattagaAATTCATGAAATTTAATATGATATCAAAATCTAATTCATTGGTCTAATTAGCTACGATTTATCGGTTCAAGATAGACTAATAAGACTCATCAATCGAGAtactatatatgttatgtttcACATTAGAAGTTCAAAAGAATCTAAAatagaatataaattttaacatattgCCATCTGTTTCtggtttaaattaaaaaaaatatatatatcatcggaaaacttggttttttttaaaaaacctatTGTAACACTAAACGAAAATACTAGTTCTTGAACAATTATTTTCCTAGAAGAACGCTGTGTACGAGAGATCTTGATTCTTAATTAAAcactgaaaaataaaactaattaaaacaatCCGACAACAATTAAATATCGTCACTTGAAGGtattaaatatgattattaacATCCTATCTAGAATCCTAGAAATAAACAAACGCTTCTATacatcatttttcttctctcctgcTGTGAATCCTTCACTTCACATGCTATTTATATCGtcaaccaataacataattaacaattacattcaaatttacattaattaatGCAAAACCTGtgaacatttttctttgtttaattaacTATCAGTTGAGAATGTGTGATACCATTCACATCTTAACCGGAGTTGAAACTGGTTTGGGGAGTAATGCTTATCTattgaaaacataaacttgAGTGGCATGTTAGCCTTCTCTAATTTAATTGACTGTGAACATTCAACTTGTCGAGAAAGATGGCATGttagtcttcttctctaattaATACTCgcaaataatataaaagtgACCCATGTGATTCCTTGAGTGTCGACATTTTGGATTCGTGAGAACTAAAAGATGCACTTGTGTGAATTGTGTTTTCAGCAAATAAAAGAGCAGTTGAAAATCCTTTGAGTGTCCATGCACACACTCCAATCActgtaaaaacaaatataagaaACGCACACACAACTTGAGATTTGGCTACGTATCTACGCTCTTACAATATGATCTTGcttaattatgattatttGATACGAAGACATCTTTTAGGTCGACACTAACCAATTTTCAACATATATTCCACGAAATACATACGTCCCTAACTTAGACCCAAAGACTAGAAACCTTATTTTGTTCCTCTAGCTAGGAACCAGACTCTTCCACCGCATGGATTCATGTTCCATCGATCAGACTCTTGATCACTAATATAGACGGAAACTcaactcttgttttgtttgctcCTAATATTTCGGCTAACTCGAGCTAAGACAAGACACACCTTTTCATTTGTATTCATTTTCACATTAAAAATTGAtgtctcttttatttttctaatttcattaggataaaatttcatataaaccGTTTCTTTTACTACCCCATTTTTCCAAGGTTCATGTAAATTTTCGATCGGAGATGGGATGGTCAACATGAGTTGACTTATATAGGTGATTGAAGTAGACGGTTATGGTCTTATATATGGAAGTGTAAATTACTACTTAAGATTCGTATACACATGCTAAAATTTGGTTTCTGCAGGATCAAAAGAGACTATCTCCAAATCTTATCGAAAATATTTCCCTCACTCTTGACACATGCAAATAcacttatataatttttatgagAATTGATCTTAGCCACGTTCACGTCAAACTATgctataactttttttttcacgCCTCTCCTCTTTTAGTCAAATGAGAGTGAAAtaggaatttttttaattattattatttatttatttttgctaCGTCAATAGGAAATGATTTGtaaaaatgaattatatgTTATAAACTTTGACATCGTTTTAGTTAAAGCATGGAAAATCAAAGATGGCCTTAGAGTTCTGAAGTGAAGGGTATGCCAGAGCCTGGGAGCCACGCAGTACCAGCGATGAATTTTCCAACAGAGAAAGCAGATGCATCGGAAGCTTTACTCAACACATGAAACCCTTTCC includes:
- the SKS2 gene encoding SKU5 similar 2 (SKU5 similar 2 (SKS2); FUNCTIONS IN: oxidoreductase activity, copper ion binding; INVOLVED IN: oxidation reduction; LOCATED IN: anchored to plasma membrane, plasma membrane, anchored to membrane; EXPRESSED IN: 11 plant structures; EXPRESSED DURING: M germinated pollen stage, 4 anthesis, C globular stage, petal differentiation and expansion stage, E expanded cotyledon stage; CONTAINS InterPro DOMAIN/s: Multicopper oxidase, type 3 (InterPro:IPR011707), Cupredoxin (InterPro:IPR008972), Multicopper oxidase, type 2 (InterPro:IPR011706), Multicopper oxidase, type 1 (InterPro:IPR001117); BEST Arabidopsis thaliana protein match is: SKU5 similar 1 (TAIR:AT4G25240.1); Has 5377 Blast hits to 5350 proteins in 989 species: Archae - 4; Bacteria - 1723; Metazoa - 282; Fungi - 1915; Plants - 1288; Viruses - 0; Other Eukaryotes - 165 (source: NCBI BLink).); translation: MAATDFFFAFVFSFALIFGFSFAGDPYVSYDFTLSYITASPLGVPQQVIAVNGKFPGPVINATTNYNVHVNVLNHLDEPLLLTWPGVQMRRNSWQDGVLGTNCPIPPNWNFTYDFQLKDQIGSYFYSPSLNFQRASGGFGALIINNRDLVPIPFTEPDGEIIFIIGDWYTQNHTALRRILDSGKELGMPDGVLINGKGPFKYNSSVPDGIEHETVNVDPGKTYRIRVHNVGISTSLNFRIQNHKLLLIETEGRYTSQMNFTDFDVHVGQSYSFLVTMDQNATSDYYIVASARFVNETVWQRVTGVGILHYSNSKGPASGPLPVSATDVNHPWSAMNQPRAIKQNTSASGARPNPQGSFHYGQINITRTYILRSLPPTKINGKLRATLNGISFVNPSTPMRLADDHKVKGDYMLDFPDRPLDEKLPRLSSSIINATYKGFIQVIFQNNDTKIQSFHIDGYAFYVVAMDFGIWSEDRNSSYNNWDAVARSTVEVYPGAWTAVLISLDNVGVWNIRVENLDRWYLGQETYMRIINPEENGSTEMDPPENVMYCGALQAMQKEQHHSSATKSMTNGQLILIFSMMMVLLSSFSSFC
- a CDS encoding Auxin-responsive GH3 family protein (Auxin-responsive GH3 family protein; CONTAINS InterPro DOMAIN/s: GH3 auxin-responsive promoter (InterPro:IPR004993); BEST Arabidopsis thaliana protein match is: Auxin-responsive GH3 family protein (TAIR:AT1G23160.1); Has 1306 Blast hits to 1254 proteins in 211 species: Archae - 0; Bacteria - 361; Metazoa - 54; Fungi - 2; Plants - 673; Viruses - 0; Other Eukaryotes - 216 (source: NCBI BLink).), translated to MSLCSDLTEKLDEEILEDLTSNVKQIQDNVLEEILTLNANTEYLRRFLHGSSSKELFKKNVPVVTYEDVKPFIDRVTNGEPSDIISGNPITGFLLSSGTSGGKQKMFPRNNKYLENIKFIFYYRSLVISKHIDGLEHGKGMVFNFCTSENTTPSGLPSSAASTSFFKSDYFKNRPSYWHWSYTSPDEVILCSDTKQTLYCHLLCGLVQRDDVVKVGAAFVTILVRAINLLENSWKEICTNIRFGHLSEWITDISCRDSVSKILGEPNPELADLIENECNNKSWEGIVPRLWPKAKFIECIATGQMAQHIPTLEFYSNKLPSISSSYVSSETMFGINMSPLCKPENVSYTFLPNLSYFEFLLVDAGDKTEIVDLVDVKLGCYYEPLVTNHSGLHRYKMGDILLVTGFYNNAPQFRFVRRGNLTLSIHLEITTDEDLLNAVTDAKMVLESSNLMLMDFTSYADISTTPGHYVLYWELKAKYRNDIVEIDKNVLVECCYVVEESLNNSYRVYRSKGGLIGALEIRLVQQGTFDALMEFFITQGASSTQYKTPICIKSTEALVILEENVHACFFTDKSLSLNFSS
- a CDS encoding Auxin-responsive GH3 family protein, which encodes MVFHCSSGTSGGKQKMFPRNNKYLENIKFIFYYRSLVISKHIDGLEHGKGMVFNFCTSENTTPSGLPSSAASTSFFKSDYFKNRPSYWHWSYTSPDEVILCSDTKQTLYCHLLCGLVQRDDVVKVGAAFVTILVRAINLLENSWKEICTNIRFGHLSEWITDISCRDSVSKILGEPNPELADLIENECNNKSWEGIVPRLWPKAKFIECIATGQMAQHIPTLEFYSNKLPSISSSYVSSETMFGINMSPLCKPENVSYTFLPNLSYFEFLLVDAGDKTEIVDLVDVKLGCYYEPLVTNHSGLHRYKMGDILLVTGFYNNAPQFRFVRRGNLTLSIHLEITTDEDLLNAVTDAKMVLESSNLMLMDFTSYADISTTPGHYVLYWELKAKYRNDIVEIDKNVLVECCYVVEESLNNSYRVYRSKGGLIGALEIRLVQQGTFDALMEFFITQGASSTQYKTPICIKSTEALVILEENVHACFFTDKSLSLNFSS